A segment of the Solanum lycopersicum chromosome 9, SLM_r2.1 genome:
CTGTTTAAGTGcaaattatatttgtttaggggcattttaaactttataggtcagacaaaattgtTAACTGTCATTATCCTAAATACTTAGAAGCAAATGCATCATTTTTTGTGGTGTTTTTGTATCTCTACAAATTTCTccattcttctttctcttttgatCATAGATTAAATTGATACTCATTCactgaattaattttttggtcATTCTTTTGGGcctttatcaaaattttcaaatcctCTTTATGCATCtttcaaatctatttttttctttttttaatgaaaatttgatttctattttgatcaaaatttgaGAAGAATTTGAATTAGGACAaaaatttatcttattatttctccagaatttttatCTGACTCGCTGCTCACTCATCAGCAGTGTGAAAATTGTGTTTCTTAATCCAATTTGATATTACGGTTCCTACAATTTTGTTCTAAATTTGAGCTTTAATAAGACTTTGAATTTTGAGTAGCCACGAAGTTTCATCAATCAGTCCTTTATTAATTTATACCGATATGAATgtcatttaaaatgatataaatctaattattttgcaaagtaattatatataataaaaaaaaagagtcgtATTTCGTAGGAGTTTTCATCTCTTTTTATGtagtaactatttttttttcttttcttttttcaagtaGTAACTATTGAAACACAAGATTTTGCTGAAGTTATCTTGGTTGTGTTAAATTATTGTAAGCTCATTAGAAGATATAACTCTGTTAGATATAACATACACAAGTGTGTGCCACTAAATTCTACACAACATAAGGTGCGCTACTGAATTCATGTTGAATGGATATATACATGGTCGTCATTGAGAGGCATGAGCATCCGTTGGATATAtcaaatacaaaatgaattttttttgaatatatcgAATACAAAATGAAATTCTTCGTTTTATTTGATAGTATTATCGAAGttgaaattatttatgtatttatgagATCATAACAAAAGATTATACAGTTTAAATAATCTATTAAAATTGTTAGGCCTGTGCGCAGCACGGGCattatttatctagtatatatataaatgagaaaACTCATATGCCTTATACCTTAAAAGAATCTAATGTGTATTGTGGCTCTCTCAATCATcataattaattgttaatttgtTATTCTTTCTAGgcgtaatacataaatatgtcctttAACTTGGTTTCGAATTACATGTAGGATCTTCAACTTTGAGTGTCCACAAGTAGATAGTTAAATTTTTAtgaagttgaacaaatagacacacgtgtcctacatgtcattttttatcctACATGGTGTCCTATGggtattgtgtcatgtaggactcatgtgtttatttatttaaaagttggatagttaaaatgCATGTtcgtgcattatgaaagttgaagggtaaagttgaaatttaaaatcaagtttagaatttaatatatatatatatatatatatatatatatatatatatatatatatatatatatatatatatattatgccttcTTTCTATCTTTCATATTGTTGTAAGAAGTCTAGCCATGTACATAATTACTTatggctttttttttttggttgtgtaATAATgtttaagatttaaaatttgaaacttgtTAAGTCAATTATATTATTTCCATAAAATCTCTATTCACTCattcaacaattaaaaaaaatcaaacaataacaattaaacaacaaattccatgtaaaagaagaagaatcttTATTAAATTCTCAGTGACAAAAGAATTAGTACAAGGAAAAATTTCAGCAAACCCAAAGAATTAAAACATTAAGTGCAATATCTTCACAAACAACACTAAAATTGTTTGTAAAAAAacaatcatttatatatatttttatttaaaaaggtgcaaaaatatttagaatGAAGAAGGAGATGGAGCAGGAGCATCAACACCATCTTCAGCAGCACCACTACTCTTCAACTTATTGTTCTTGTTGCATAGGTCTGGCAAGTATGCTCCTACACATAAATAAATGCAAAAATGTCGAAATAATTAAGACGGttatatagattaaaaaaaaagtgatgcaTATATATTTTCAGTCTAACAAATTATGCATATTTTGTAATATGCGTCATTTATTAGACAACAGAAGTATATATATGCATCATGTTTTTTTAATGAGTGATATATCTGAACTGAATCGTAAAATTGTTAGATTTACCTTCAGCAACAGCCAAGTTGAAGTAGAGGTCAACAATATTGGGGCATTGTTGATAACAAGCAGGGGCACATAATTTGGAGACAAATTGAGGCTCAAGCAAATCATCAGATGAAATTCCAAAGAAATTTCtattaagaccacaagattcaatACATTCATCTGTTTCAATGTGTTCCTTCATGTTTTGAACCATAACTTCTGATGTCttgcattcatattcactacTAATTAAGTCATCTTTTGGTGTTTTTGCTTTTTCTAATACACACCTTTTTCCTGTTGATGAAATTGCAAATGCACAATCACCATTTGGCAAACTCTCACATTTCACCTCAGCTACAAAAATTAGAAAGAGAAGAATTAGATATACTCGTTCAttctgtttcaatttatgtggcaCTACAATTTAATTGAACATATAAAGATTTGAGGAAATCTGTGTGACTATAAACCATTTCAGTAAGGTTAAAAATGAAACGTTGAAgataaatcatttttaattataaaaatatgacatatttttttaagactaattaaaaagaaagtttTATATGAATGGTGCATGAAAGGAGATTGattgacatatttttattattaagaaatCAATAATTCTGAATTCTATGTTCATGCATATTAAATGTGCATGAACAAATacgaaatttaaataaatacattattgTTACGATGATTAATTAAGGAAATCattattcttttaattctttatttatttatgtacaTTAAGATTAATGCACATGAATTCGACTGAACACATTATTTTGATAAAgattaattaagaaaatcaataaCTTACTCTTATACACAGCATAAGTGACCTGAAGGAAAAGGGAACATGTCAAGAAAAGGATCAAAGATGATTTCATTGATGAGGccatttgttttctcttttattttgttgtaaatttttaaatttttcttctttttttttgtgttgggAAAAAAATGGAGGAGGAAATGTTTTCTTGGGTTTGTGAGGTGAGTTTGAATAAATGATTTTCTTGAGTTTATATAAGGGAGTTTAGGAAGAGAGATGCATAATTTAAGATGTAATTTATGACTTAGAAATCACATAATTGTTTGGGCATCCGCTTAATTAgttcccttttctttttaatttctgTGGTGGggattatttaaatatttgatggtttgtttccaatttttttat
Coding sequences within it:
- the LOC101261147 gene encoding uncharacterized protein, which gives rise to MASSMKSSLILFLTCSLFLQVTYAVYKTEVKCESLPNGDCAFAISSTGKRCVLEKAKTPKDDLISSEYECKTSEVMVQNMKEHIETDECIESCGLNRNFFGISSDDLLEPQFVSKLCAPACYQQCPNIVDLYFNLAVAEGAYLPDLCNKNNKLKSSGAAEDGVDAPAPSPSSF